The Vitis vinifera cultivar Pinot Noir 40024 chromosome 1, ASM3070453v1 DNA segment gtttttatttatgctattttattttatatattttaaaatattaattaattatataaagtaAGGCTCAAAAAGCTTACGCCTCAACGCCTCGAGGCTTACGCCTCGCCTCACGAACACGAAAACGCCTCGCCTTACGCTttcgcctttaaaaactttggcTTCAATTTTCCTCAAAAAAGTAAAAGGAATTATTAAGTTCACATGTGCATCTATCATTGAATGTACAGTTTTCATGCTAACATACAGTTCTGTCTAAAATTGGTTCATGCTGGCTTCTCATACAGGATCAATCTTATTCAGAACCTCAGAATAAAAGCAACCACAAACATGAAGACGGTTATAGATACCTTGTCCAAACTTCAGCACTATTCTATAGTTCTACAGATATTAACATTTacattttgttctttaaaagtAAAGTGGCAAGAAAATGGATCACAAATGAAACAGAGGTGCAGGCTAAGagcaatatatatttttttttttataggtaaaagcacaggaaaatattataaataaagaatcaaGGGCGCCCAAAGGTCAACCCAAAGCATACAAGAAGTATACAGCAGACACCTAAAGAGGCTAAGAGCAATATTAGAGCTAGTTTCCTCTCCAGCAGTTCCAGTTCCAATTGCATCTCATCAATTCAACATCAGAAAAAGATTCAAGCCCCAGCATATGATGCATGCCATCTCTATTAAGTAGATCAAGGCATCAAGCACATGAAAATAATCAGCATCTGCTAGTTTCAGGCATTCAATCGAATGAATTTCTTTGAAAGGCTCAACAACATTTAAGCATATAATGCAAATTAGATGGTCAAAACCTACCAGGTAAAGGAAATGCTTTGTACAGCTAATCTACTGAATTCAGCCTCACAGATCTAAGGGATCTTGAACTGAATTCATCATGTCATAAAATTAGACATTCAACTCAGTTTCTAGCATTAGACATAGTAAACACTACAACTTAATTTCTAGAAGTAGTAATACTTAGACAGAGTAACCAGTTTGATGCTATAGTCACACGAAATATGGTAATTGATCTTCATTGGCAACTCAATTTTATTATCAAAGACATAAATCTCAGCATCCAGAATGCATGAAAACCAAGTATTCCTGCTTGCAAACATGCATGCATGAGCACACATATATTGAGTAACGAACCTTTTCCAAGGGGCTCAAAGCGAATATGCCCTGGCCTAATTACTATGGGAACAATGACAGCATCATCTGTATCACTATTTTGATCAGGTTGCTGATGCTCTAGAGAATTCTTTTGAACCTCTTTTTCAGGTGATTGTCTCTGATGCATCTGCCAAAAttaagattacaaacaaaatatcattttttaaaaggcaaataaatatgtaacaaacaaaagaagatcaaaataatttaagtaaCTCTATTGCCTTTGATAGGCATATATATTACCCCAGCAAAGACATAAGCTTTATTCAGAAGTTTGGAGAATAAGCATCCAAATACTTGGTAGATACAATACCAACTGATGAAGTAGCATAGATGATCCTGCAACTTAGAGTCATATGCTGGACTCCAGTCTACCTACTAGAATATGAAATATGCACATGTGCATGCAGAGACAGATGGAAAAATAGTGGGCAGCAAGGCAAAGGAAGATGCTGTTGCTATGCATGTAGAAAAGTTAAATTGAGATCTCAATCctataaaacaatttaaaaaatcttgTGCTTAAATACCTCTTTCTTTTCAACCTCTTTCTTTTCAACTTTAGCTAGTTCCCGCAGCCATTTCCGCTTGGCCTTTTTACGCCGAGCACTTCTACTAGGGTACTAACAGAAAGGGAAAAGATATGTATAACTTAGATGGTGAAGTTGATCTTTGACGAGAAAAACAGGCGCCGAGGCAAAGCAAGTTGTAATAATAGGAAACAGaacagaaaagaaagaagagcaTCAAAATGTAAACCcttaaaatgatataaatgcCCCAGAATGACTAATCAACAATTAGTACCTACATGCATTACCTAGTACAGTTTTGTCAATGggtaaaatttttcattcaaacttaGGGGATATGGTTTTATATTGTAACTTAAGCTTTAATCTAACAATTCAAAAGGATAAAGCTTGACCAATAGCTGGAAATTGTTTGACAATTCCTAATAGCGTAATATTAAACTTCATTTAAAAAACCTTTAACCCAAATTCatctttctaaaatttaaacCTTGTTCCAATCTGGACATATTTGCCTATTTGGGTATAAATAAAGTATTCAGCATGCAACCCATAGCCATGTCATGTAGCAGCAATATTGACACAAAGGGGTTGGATGGTCAAAAGTAAAACATTACCAGCACAATGTCATGTTAATGCATACGAAATAAGATagtcaaaacaaaaaaaaaacactgagGGTAGCTCTAGATCTGGTTCAAGACAAACTACTACAGAGGACTTATTGAAACTGTTGAATTCAGAATATGGTAAAGTAGCTCCTGGATGGGGAACTACTCCTTCAATGGGTGTCACAATGGCTCTATTTGCGGTATTCTGATCCATTATTTTGAAGATTTAGAATTTCAATGAATTAGATCCACAAGAACCAGGAAGTCCTCAGCTTTTCAATACAAAGTGAATTATTTAGGGCTTGAATTTCTAGCCCATTCTACTTTTGATAGTTTGACCGCAGAATTTATTTGTTTCTGTGTTTCCagaataaataaattgcatAGAAGACATTCCTCTCTATACCTTGACCATGCAGATATCTTTTGTAAAGtttattataattacaataatCATACACAAATAGTTAAGGACTATTACCAACCTTTTGCGTTCCATCAGGTGGATTGGCAACTTCCACACCCTGACTGCCATTTTCTTGAAGCTCACCACACCTAGAAAATAGAATGACGATTCTTGGTTAGTGAGCAAGAGCAcacaagagagaaaaagaggaaTGGAGAGGATTGACAATCAAAAGGAATACTTCTATCATTAGTACCTGCTCTCTCTAACAGTTAAAACTAAATAGATAAATTGCAGATGTGTTGACTTCAAAAAGAATGCAAGGCAAGCCATCAGAGGAAAGACTCGAAAGAGACATTTTTCTTGAAACAAGCCATGTTTCTGGCAATTTGCATGAAAAATACATATTTCATAAACTGCATATAGTTACATACCGATGCCCTAATCGAGGAAAACACTGTACAGACACGAAAATATGATTTAGATAACTCTAATTAAAACTTTCCTGAAATGCTCTCAGCAACCAGGGCTAGCTCTCTCTTTATTGAAATGAATGCTCATTGTGTGAGCATTCATATATGTGGATAAGTTATGAAAACTATATTGTAGTGAAACTAGCAAAGTTATTTAACTTGTAgttagaataaataaagaatattagGAATTGCATTAGCTACATGCTGAAACTCTAAAAAAATCATACTATCATACGAACTTTAGGTTGAGCCCACTAACCATTGATGAAGACTGAACATTCACGAATACCAAAAAGAAGTACACACAAGAGTAACAGCATGAAAGAGACAAGAAGAAATGATTCAACTGGGAGATGTAATGCAGCAATATGAGATAGTGTGTAACTCTAACTTACCTTCCAAAGCAATCAATAAGAAGGAAGTATAAGGAATCTAGTATAACACCCATCATAAACCTAACAAGACTTTAGAACCTACCTCTTTGCATTGGGCGAAGATTCATCGACATCATTACTTCTTTCATCAATGTTGAGGGTCCTAGCTTTATCTGGTTTACCATTCACATTGGATGACTTGTGCTTCTTGAGACTACCCTTCTTGGGGAGGGCAGTGCAGTCATCACAGCTTTTGGTCTGCTCCTCACATACACCATTTTCAACATCTTCCAGAACCACTGGGCATTTTTCAAGCCTTgtatatttgtttttcttcctcCTGTAAtttaccaagaaaagaaaacgGCAAACAAAACCAGAAAATTCTGATGAAACCTTCTACACAACTAGTTGCAAACAAGACTAAGCAAGAGAAAGTATATTAATTCCACAAAATAACAGCAAAGTAATACTAAGTGAGATATATAGCCATCAAAACTATTTGATATGAGATATAGCAAATAACATGCAAGACCCCAGTGTACAAACCTTGAGAGGTAGCAATATTCCagataatgagaaaatgatATTAGGTAACTAGACACAATATGCATTGGATATATCTCAACATGACTTCCTTGTGGTAAAGTCTCAATATGtatagttttaattttcttactatGCAATTTAGAAGATACTGTGGACTTCATTAAATTGATAGGTTTTACAGTTTATATAGTTGCAGCATTATAGttgatttaataatataaatccAGCACTCTGGCATAACTGTTGGGACATGAAAAGTTTGCATGAATAACTAGATGCTCTTTAGAAATTAAAGATCATCTATACAATGATCAGCAGATGGTGACTGATATTATAAGAATCTAAGTTAAAATAGTACACAGTGGTTTAGTGCAAAATATATCAAATCAAACATTTGGGGTCATTTTAGTCCTCTTGGATCAGAGATATCATCACAGATACAATACAAATCACAAGAAAAGCATTTTTTGGAGATAGAATTCAAGACATACTTTGGGCTCTTAAGTTTCCTGgatgcttttcttttcttggaaCCTGCATTTCCGGCCGATGCAGTCTCCACTTGCACTGTTTCCTCTGGTTGATCAGGTTCATCCTCTTCAGATTCACTTTCATACCCTCCAGTCTCCTTGTCAAACTCCTCATTCGCCAAAAGCTTCACTCCCCTATGTATGTGCTGATTCTCCACGATTGCTTCATCCTCAGAGCAATTTGTCTCATCACCAACCTCAAGAAGATCAATCACTGCCCCACCTTTCCTTTTCACACtaatacaaaaatcaaaataaaccaCATACATTACTTTTCATTTTCACACAACGAGAATCCATCAAATGGCATAGAAAACTTTCTAACAAACCTAATGATCTCCTTGTCCTTTAAAATACAAGTGGACTCAAAAGAGGGCAAAACAAAGCCATCCATCTGCCCAAAAAATGAAACCAAAGTAATTAATCCAACGTGTAAGAATGAAAACacccaaaaaatatatatatatatataaaaatccaCACAAATCAAAGACAATGCTAGATTTCCCACTAGCCTCAGCACGCAGTTTCTTCTGCGTCATTCAATGTACAATAAAATCAAAAGGTGTGTGATaaattgaaaggtaagcacaaGGATTAAGTCATCCAGTATATGATGTTGGTTAATGAACAATAACATAAATAGAGTAATTGCAGGGATTAGTGTTAAGAGCAGGTATAAAAGAGGACATACAGAGAGGAGGAGGCCATTAGGGCAAAAATCATGGAGATTGAAGATGCGAAGGAGATAGGAAGAGAGGTCGGAGATGGTTTTGTGTTGGGGTTTGAGGAGAAGCCAACTCCGCCTCAGTCCCTCTGAATTCTGTGTCTTGTTCAGAAGATCGGGATCTTCCAACACCACACGAACCCTTACAGTTTCCATTGCCATTCATGCAGCAGAAAAAGAGAAGCAAGGCGATGCCTCCTCTTAAACCCTCGAATAGGGTTGGGAACTCTCCATCACTATTCGCTACTCTCACTCTCAAGTCTCCATTTTGTGTATTGGAACTGATACCGTTTTGGCTACCGTCCCCGGACAAATCTAGGTGgcatttctttttccctttttcctctCCTTTTTATTGGTTGCACTCCTTTCTTCTTATACATCGACGTTCTAATGCTAATTCCACCAATTATATTACCAAGAATTTAAGCCTAATTAGCTTGTTGTACATTACTCgttcattatttaattatttaatcctttataataattaatattaatataatattttggaTTACCTCATTATTAATCTAAAGGAATGCGAAATCTATCACCCGTTAAACAATGTTAATTCTTTAACTCAAATCATTCAACTTGAAATACATTGTTAATattgattaataatatttgtttttgaattgATTAACAGCCATGTTTAGGCATGACCTACCCGCAGTCTCGATAGAACCCTTTTCGGTACGACCCAGCCTCGTTAGGTTGCTAATCCGCAATGTTGCAACCTTAATACAAATCCTTGGCCTGAAATATTATGGCTTGAGTGGGAAAAATTATACTCCTCCCAATAAACTGCTCATGGAACACAACGCCACGACCCAAATCATGCATTTGAAAATGTGCAGTTAGTTCTCTAGCTGGGTATTATGACTTCAAAGCTGCTTCAGTTTGCCGCTTAAGGAAACCAAATATCTCTAGAATGCAATTTCTTATCCTACACCGAAGACACCTTTCTGCCTCTTTATGAGGTAATAGGATGTCTACATAGCAAAGAGGCATTTTATGGGAGCAGAGGACAATTTAGGTACCACTCAAAGAAGAGCATCAATAAAATGGATAGGGAGTATAAATGCAACAATTCTCATCAACATGTATCCTTCTCAATTCTCAAAGCATACTTATGGCAACCTCCATGATTTCATATAAACACCTTTTCTGGGGTTGAGAGTGTGACCATTCTGACAAGCACATATCCTTGTCATTTTTGTTTCCCTTCTTTTGctttaaattatcaaatcatACAGCAAATTCTGATCCATCGAGGGAAAACAGCATCTTAGGAAATGTACTGCAATTATTGATCCAGAGATGCGATAACATCACTGAAATGtgtttctcaaattttctgTGATATTGCAGTAAAATCTGTATGGCATTCGAATGAATGGGCAAATAAACTGCTTCTGCATCAGGTTGCATGTATCACAGAGGCATAGTTGCTGAGAAAACAGGTAGCACAACCCACAAAATTCCAGAGGAAGATGAAACAAAAGTGCAAACTAACAGCAAAAAGAGTTCCCTTTCAGTGACATCCGTCAACCAAACCATTCCTTCAAAGTGTCATAGACCCCTGCAATATTTCAGTAAAGATTATCAGCAAACATAAGCAATCTACAAGAATCCCGACCATAGAAACACATGTATCATGTGAGTCCATGTTATTAAGCTACCAATTGACCTAAAAACTTAAGTTAACAGATTACGATGCATATTACAATGTAGCCTTCTCAGATAGTAGAGTCAATAGTCTTTTTTGGGCTTGCAGTGCATTTAATAAATAAGGGAGATACACGTCATCAAATAATATGAAGCTCCAATGCTATGTTAAGCTACCAATTTGACTTAAAAATTTACATTGTTAGGTAGTAGGCCAACAAGGCATCTATCATGCTAACTTAAACCTTGGTGAAAGCCCAAACACACATGTGGGTGGGTGCGAGTCAAGACatttagactatgtttggtaTGTTGGATAAGATAGTACATACATGTTATAGGATACTATTTGCAACAGGACATTATATTGAATGGATAATGATATCCTAGGATATTATTTCCAATTGGATAtgttatagaaataaaaattgaatgaaaatcaTACTTCACCATATCAAGTTATTCTTCAACTAGAAGACATATCGCTTCCTAATGTttggtatttaaaaataaatcaaatctcTCTCGTATTAAGCATTATTTAAAGTTCACTCTCCAATCTATTTTTCAGtaggtaatttttatttttttattaataatattaaaaataaaagtatcaaacttttgtaaataaacaatattatattttttgaacaaagatttagctttttaattaaaaaatttttgtTTCAGAAAGTGACTAAcatgaacaaataaatttaagaaatagaAGAAACTATATGAGAGAAAAGAATCTATGATTCATAGGATATGTGTACTCCATCTCTCCCAATGGGATTATTAAATCCCTTGTATAAAGGATATAAGAAAAAGGTGGACCCTCTTTTTGATtggtgtttttttatatattcttgtttgcctatcaaaaaataaaaagaaacaggGTGGATATTTTATCCCACCTCTTATCTTATTCTCTTTTCAATCAAACATAGGATTTGATAAAAGTTGGAAAACATATCCTATCTCGTTGTCAACTAAACATGAGATAGGATATGTTATGCTACCTCTTATTATATATCATGTtataaccaaacatagcttaacCAAACATAGTTCAGAAGGTTGAACTACAATTTTTGTATAGCCAAATAGAAAAAGTTCCAAACAACTGCAAATTTTCCAATAACCATTTGTGCTGGATTCCTAAGAAAGTCAtggaaattcataattttacaTCTAGAAGAAGGGCTTAAGAAGCAGTGACTCAAGGTGTTATAGTCCTGAAGGAAGAAGAAGCATCTTTCTGTTCTATAAGATGATTGGAAAGGAATACAGTAGACTTAGAGGAAACAAAGGTCAGTCCCAGACTCCCAAGAGAACAGGGCCCCAAGCATCAAATTGTCTTAGGTTCCATAGCTGTGGACAGGGCAACAGCTCTCTCATCTTCAAgtaaattttcaacaaaaaaatttaaagaattcaataatttagaaagtaatttcaatttttttttttcaaatgactAAATATAAATCAATGAACAGTGATGAAGCCTGTGTTTTAATGATAATATCACAATTGCTAAAACCCCGATAAGCAAAATATAAATAGTTTATGAAAGTTTGAtagttattatttataattcaaaGTATCCTATTCAGTCATGTTGTCTCTtatgattaaaactaaactaaactacCTCTTTAacataattaattaaacaaCACTAAAtctattcaaaattcaaatactataaaatttaatataaaaattattattttttaaaattgtcaaaATTGAAGCTAAAGAAAAAATCACCATTAAgaaacttatttaataaaatatcaaatataaaataattaaaaaaatcaattttcttaaaaaattcataataaaaaaaatcttccaaTATATTAAGATACTGAAAAATACATTAGAATAATGattgtgtgaaaaaaaaaaatataagtatgAATATTaagtaaattttataaaatattttattgcttTTTAATCAACTGTTAGAACTTATATTTTGCCAATAacacttaattataaatatttttatttttcaaaaattcaaaattttctaattcttAGGGgggaaaaattttcattttaccttatatataaatatatatatatatggaaatttGAGGGGTGGCTCCATCACTGATTTCAGTACTGAAGTCTGATCTCTGAGGTGTGTTTATtgataattatatgcaaattgCAAAGCTTGAGCATCATCTAAGTTTGTCTAAAGCTTATAGATGTGAAGAAAACATCATTTAAGCCCCATTTAAACAATGTGTTGCTGCACTTGGAACTGTCTCCTAACCATGGAAAATAACTTCTCGAATCTAGTCCAAAATCAACAGCATGGACCAAATTTCTTCCTCCTAACATATGAGATGATTTACATCCATGTAAAAGAGAAACTGCTTTAAATGTGTGATCAAACTATAGAACATAATATAGGGTTATTGAGAAAATGCAGGAAGTGATACAAGCAAAAATCACATTTGCAAAGCTTCGTCGTGATTTAAAACCCTGCTACTATCTTACCATAACCAATAATTCTTTTGCGATTCAATAAATCGCATAAAAAGTAAAGACCTAGGTTTTGCCTTTCACATTACTAAAATCAATCTAAACAATTCCACATTTTTGGATACCAGAAAGAATATCCACCCACAAATCAATCAGTTTGAAGCAAACCTCAGGGAATGTATTTCGCAACACGCTATAATATTTCTAGGGTTCTAAGTCTAGCATACCTGACTTTCTTGATGAGAATGGCCTTGAGCTTGCGAGCGAGTTCCTGGGATTGGATTCTGCGCTCCAGATTTTTACGGGCCAAGACCCGCTTCTCGGAGTTCTTGATGTGGTGAGTCTACTCCCGCTTTATCAGCCGTTCGATTCTGCTCGATTGCATCTTTCGCTGCATTACGATCAGCGCAGATTCGAGGTTTCCATTCAGAACCTTCACTCGAATCCCTCGCAATTGCTGAAGCTCGAGTTGGGGGCGAGACTCGGGCGTCCGAAGATATTCGAGACGTGCCTCGCTATATGACTCATTTCTagggtttattttttaaatattcgtGCCGTTTTGTGTGTGTTCTTTGGTTGTGTTGGCACAGGCTACAATACGGGGAAGAAGGAACTGGATTGGAATTCGGACGTAATCAATTATCCGGTGTATGACGGTCTACTTGGTTAAAATTAGACCTGCTTCCTCTGCCGTTAGATGTCGCATTTAAAaggtacaaaataaaatttttattaaatagaagaCAATTTTCATCATAAAAGTAAGAAAACTGATTTATAAAtaatagtattattattattattattactattattattaaggCCTGGCTTGgctattaaaaaatttgaagggaaagaaattaaaagattggtaagaaaataaagatgaaatatagattagaagaaaaaagataaaatcaaatttaaaattgataaaaataatttatgattatgtttgattcttataaaaaactaaggaagtaaaaaatatatataaaggaaaattattttttcacgtTTGTTGTCCtactaaaaatatcaaataacataaaatataactaaaattttatatatttttaaattatttaatttttatagcgatgtattaaaataaatttgaaataaaaaataaaaaaaaattattcacttttaatctttttttttgtatttttcttttatattttatttgaataattattatataggaTGAGCCGGATGTGATAATCATTGGGAAGAGTCATTTATCTCAATCATGTTTAGAGGACAATTTTACCCTTTAATCTGTTTTCTCTATTatctataaataattttgagatTGCCAATACTATGGGGCTCCACCCGATGATAAGTAAAGGTGGTCAATAGTGTAATCTCATGtcccaaaaaattgtttcacttttaaacaatataattttagtatttactTTAATGAATTTGAAAGGATAAGTCcaattgaattttataattttcataaaaataatctaataaaCCGTgcattattaatttagtttattattttgtattaattatatattattttatattatgacaTCAATAtggtatatttaataaatttatcatttttttttacttctttggTAATGTGGGGttgaatgaatatatatatatatatatatatatatatatatatatatatatatatatatatatatatatatatatataaattatttgaaataccCTCATAACactcataattatattttttttaaaaattgatatttttacataatttggtaaaaaaataattttcaatatctccAAAATAAAAACCACATCTTAAGGttattatgtcattttatatatGTAACATGTAATTAAAAACGTTATTAGCCTAATATACAAATATTCAATGGAATAACACATAGTTATTCAATGGAATAACACACAATTATTCATTGGATAATATAGCACgtgaaaaaatcaaacaaaaataaattaaattatattgtaaCATTAAagtatttgtattgtaagtaTA contains these protein-coding regions:
- the LOC100250949 gene encoding LOW QUALITY PROTEIN: uncharacterized protein LOC100250949 (The sequence of the model RefSeq protein was modified relative to this genomic sequence to represent the inferred CDS: deleted 2 bases in 1 codon; substituted 1 base at 1 genomic stop codon) is translated as MSHIARHVSNIFGRPSLAQLELQQLRGIRVKVLNGNLESALIVMQRKMQSSRIERLIKREXTHHIKNSEKRVLARKNLERRIQSQELARKLKAILIKKVRGL
- the LOC100256103 gene encoding coilin isoform X3 gives rise to the protein MAMETVRVRVVLEDPDLLNKTQNSEGLRRSWLLLKPQHKTISDLSSYLLRIFNLHDFCPNGLLLSMDGFVLPSFESTCILKDKEIISVKRKGGAVIDLLEVGDETNCSEDEAIVENQHIHRGVKLLANEEFDKETGGYESESEEDEPDQPEETVQVETASAGNAGSKKRKASRKLKSPKRKKNKYTRLEKCPVVLEDVENGVCEEQTKSCDDCTALPKKGSLKKHKSSNVNGKPDKARTLNIDERSNDVDESSPNAKRCGELQENGSQGVEVANPPDGTQKYPSRSARRKKAKRKWLRELAKVEKKEMHQRQSPEKEVQKNSLEHQQPDQNSDTDDAVIVPIVIRPGHIRFEPLGKDQTIQQNPVSVETFQWNGTTSKKKGQKWGKEKMSCRRNDYKDFNQQHSETFAVEEGTPPKDPMDFDKLPSLTSSPKEGDMIAYRLIELSSTWTPELSTFRVGKISSYDPESNKLILISVPESPIVAETRIDEDASALEPDPDTSLYREDGSLEIDFSSLIDVRIIKSGNSHLEKAVTARVEAPVDTQDAVSGVKPNNKNSGMSTSLPGGELNITQVSVAGVEHNINREMTAPPPENGKVNAWDEIDKVLSAKKAQLSQEDGSSKKESPGRSPWSYKALRGSALGPTMSFLRAQNNF
- the LOC100256103 gene encoding coilin isoform X2, whose amino-acid sequence is MAMETVRVRVVLEDPDLLNKTQNSEGLRRSWLLLKPQHKTISDLSSYLLRIFNLHDFCPNGLLLSMDGFVLPSFESTCILKDKEIISVKRKGGAVIDLLEVGDETNCSEDEAIVENQHIHRGVKLLANEEFDKETGGYESESEEDEPDQPEETVQVETASAGNAGSKKRKASRKLKSPKRKKNKYTRLEKCPVVLEDVENGVCEEQTKSCDDCTALPKKGSLKKHKSSNVNGKPDKARTLNIDERSNDVDESSPNAKRCGELQENGSQGVEVANPPDGTQKYPSRSARRKKAKRKWLRELAKVEKKEVEKKEMHQRQSPEKEVQKNSLEHQQPDQNSDTDDAVIVPIVIRPGHIRFEPLGKDQTIQQNPVSVWNGTTSKKKGQKWGKEKMSCRRNDYKDFNQQHSETFAVEEGTPPKDPMDFDKLPSLTSSPKEGDMIAYRLIELSSTWTPELSTFRVGKISSYDPESNKLILISVPESPIVAETRIDEDASALEPDPDTSLYREDGSLEIDFSSLIDVRIIKSGNSHLEKAVTARVEAPVDTQDAVSGVKPNNKNSGMSTSLPGGELNITQVSVAGVEHNINREMTAPPPENGKVNAWDEIDKVLSAKKAQLSQEDGSSKKESPGRSPWSYKALRGSALGPTMSFLRAQNNF
- the LOC100256103 gene encoding coilin isoform X1, with product MAMETVRVRVVLEDPDLLNKTQNSEGLRRSWLLLKPQHKTISDLSSYLLRIFNLHDFCPNGLLLSMDGFVLPSFESTCILKDKEIISVKRKGGAVIDLLEVGDETNCSEDEAIVENQHIHRGVKLLANEEFDKETGGYESESEEDEPDQPEETVQVETASAGNAGSKKRKASRKLKSPKRKKNKYTRLEKCPVVLEDVENGVCEEQTKSCDDCTALPKKGSLKKHKSSNVNGKPDKARTLNIDERSNDVDESSPNAKRCGELQENGSQGVEVANPPDGTQKYPSRSARRKKAKRKWLRELAKVEKKEVEKKEMHQRQSPEKEVQKNSLEHQQPDQNSDTDDAVIVPIVIRPGHIRFEPLGKDQTIQQNPVSVETFQWNGTTSKKKGQKWGKEKMSCRRNDYKDFNQQHSETFAVEEGTPPKDPMDFDKLPSLTSSPKEGDMIAYRLIELSSTWTPELSTFRVGKISSYDPESNKLILISVPESPIVAETRIDEDASALEPDPDTSLYREDGSLEIDFSSLIDVRIIKSGNSHLEKAVTARVEAPVDTQDAVSGVKPNNKNSGMSTSLPGGELNITQVSVAGVEHNINREMTAPPPENGKVNAWDEIDKVLSAKKAQLSQEDGSSKKESPGRSPWSYKALRGSALGPTMSFLRAQNNF